The following proteins are encoded in a genomic region of Nitrospiraceae bacterium:
- the kdpB gene encoding potassium-transporting ATPase subunit KdpB, whose amino-acid sequence MMTQVRTHKTYSLFDPTIIRHAISDACRKLGPRHQIKNPVMFIVWVGSIVTSLLFVQALVGTGEAPAGFILSITLWLWFTVLFANFAEAMAEGRGKAQADSLRRARQELTAKKLGGVEPGTDYVVVTSGMFQRHNTFSLVSANQLKKGDVVLVEAGDFIPADGEVIEGVASVNESAITGESAPVIRESGGDRSAVTGGTKVLSDWLVIRVTASPGESFLDRMIAMVEGAKRQKTPNEIALTILLAALTIIFLLATVTLLPYSLYSVAAAGKGSPVTVTVLVALLVCLIPTTIGALLSAIGIAGMDRMVQANVIAVSGKAVEAAGDVDVLLLDKTGTITLGNRQATTFIPAEGVSDAALADACQLSSLADETPEGRSIVVLAKEKYGLRAREIHELGATFIPFTAQTRMSGVNLTGREIRKGSADAIESYVTAREGKFSVAVQSSVDAICTQGGTPLVVAEGPNVLGVIALKDIVKGGIKERFGELRRMGIKTVMITGDNPQTAAAVAAEAGVDDFLAQATPEAKLKLIRDMQAGGRLVAMTGDGTNDAPALAQADVAVAMNTGTQAAKEAGNLVDLDSNPTKLIEIVEIGKQLLMTRGALTTFSIANDVAKYFAIIPAAFATTYPALNALNVMRLATPQSAVLSAVIFNALIIIALIPLALRGIKYRPIGAGPLLRRHLVIYGLGGVVVPFIAIKLIDMILVALHLV is encoded by the coding sequence ATGATGACACAAGTGAGAACCCACAAGACTTACTCTCTTTTCGATCCGACCATAATCCGACACGCGATCTCCGATGCCTGTCGGAAACTGGGCCCACGTCACCAGATCAAGAATCCGGTGATGTTCATCGTGTGGGTCGGTAGTATCGTGACCTCTCTCCTGTTTGTGCAGGCGTTGGTGGGGACCGGAGAAGCGCCGGCCGGCTTCATACTCTCCATTACCCTGTGGCTGTGGTTCACTGTGCTCTTTGCCAACTTTGCCGAAGCCATGGCGGAGGGGCGTGGCAAGGCGCAGGCGGACTCGCTCCGGCGAGCGCGGCAGGAACTCACGGCAAAGAAGCTCGGGGGTGTGGAGCCAGGGACAGATTATGTGGTCGTGACGAGCGGGATGTTTCAGCGGCACAACACCTTCAGCCTGGTATCCGCGAATCAGCTCAAAAAAGGAGATGTTGTCCTCGTCGAGGCCGGAGATTTCATTCCAGCCGACGGTGAGGTGATCGAGGGTGTGGCCTCTGTGAATGAGAGCGCGATCACCGGCGAGAGCGCGCCGGTGATCCGGGAAAGCGGCGGTGATCGGAGCGCGGTGACGGGGGGGACGAAAGTCCTGTCGGACTGGCTCGTTATTCGCGTGACCGCCAGCCCGGGGGAAAGCTTTCTTGACCGGATGATCGCCATGGTGGAAGGAGCCAAGCGACAGAAGACACCGAATGAAATCGCGCTCACGATTCTGCTCGCGGCTCTGACCATCATCTTCTTGCTCGCTACTGTCACGTTGTTGCCGTATTCCCTGTACAGCGTGGCGGCTGCCGGCAAGGGTTCCCCTGTCACAGTCACCGTCTTGGTCGCCTTATTGGTCTGTCTCATACCGACGACGATCGGAGCGCTGTTGTCGGCGATCGGGATTGCTGGCATGGATCGTATGGTGCAAGCCAACGTCATTGCTGTGTCGGGAAAGGCGGTCGAAGCGGCGGGCGATGTGGACGTCCTGCTGCTCGACAAGACTGGCACCATCACGTTAGGTAACCGGCAGGCTACGACTTTTATTCCGGCCGAGGGAGTCAGCGACGCAGCCTTAGCCGATGCGTGCCAACTGTCATCCTTGGCGGATGAGACGCCGGAGGGCCGAAGCATCGTCGTTCTGGCAAAGGAAAAGTATGGACTACGTGCGCGAGAGATTCACGAGTTAGGCGCCACATTCATTCCCTTTACGGCTCAGACCCGCATGAGCGGCGTTAACCTGACCGGCCGGGAAATCAGGAAGGGATCAGCCGATGCCATCGAGTCCTATGTCACAGCGAGAGAGGGAAAATTCTCTGTCGCTGTCCAGTCGAGCGTGGACGCCATCTGCACCCAGGGCGGAACACCGCTCGTTGTGGCGGAGGGACCGAATGTGCTGGGCGTCATCGCACTCAAAGATATTGTGAAAGGGGGGATCAAGGAACGATTCGGAGAGCTGCGGCGCATGGGCATCAAGACCGTGATGATTACCGGCGACAATCCACAGACCGCTGCCGCGGTGGCCGCGGAGGCCGGCGTGGACGATTTCCTGGCCCAGGCCACGCCTGAAGCCAAGCTCAAGCTGATACGGGACATGCAGGCCGGAGGCAGGCTTGTCGCGATGACGGGCGACGGGACAAACGATGCGCCAGCGCTGGCTCAGGCCGATGTCGCTGTGGCAATGAACACCGGAACGCAAGCTGCGAAAGAAGCCGGCAATCTGGTTGATCTGGATTCCAACCCGACGAAGCTTATCGAGATCGTAGAAATCGGCAAGCAGTTGCTCATGACCCGCGGAGCCTTGACCACGTTCAGCATCGCCAACGATGTGGCGAAGTACTTTGCCATCATTCCGGCGGCCTTCGCTACGACCTATCCGGCTTTGAATGCGCTCAACGTGATGCGGTTGGCGACCCCGCAGAGCGCGGTCCTCTCCGCAGTCATTTTCAACGCGTTGATCATTATCGCGCTCATTCCGCTGGCCTTGAGAGGAATCAAGTATCGTCCCATCGGCGCCGGACCATTATTACGGCGTCATTTGGTGATCTACGGGTTGGGCGGTGTCGTCGTGCCGTTTATCGCCATCAAGCTGATCGATATGATCTTGGTCGCGTTGCATTTAGTCTGA
- a CDS encoding cytochrome c codes for MATATRRRSKSQETRAMKVNRLMVLILGLTIVASTSVVAEPGPGNLKQGQALYQQHCLRCHGARLDGKGPEAVKLSVNPTDFHQYLSRVKGELELEVTIRRGRKATAMHEWDSLLTDQQVTDLIAYIRSAVPHLEVNP; via the coding sequence GTGGCAACCGCGACGCGGCGACGTTCAAAGAGCCAAGAGACTCGGGCGATGAAGGTCAACCGGCTGATGGTTCTCATACTTGGCCTGACGATTGTGGCCAGCACCTCGGTCGTGGCTGAGCCAGGCCCAGGCAATCTCAAACAGGGTCAGGCCCTCTACCAGCAGCACTGTCTGCGGTGTCACGGCGCGAGGTTGGATGGGAAAGGGCCAGAGGCGGTGAAACTGAGTGTGAACCCTACCGACTTTCATCAATACCTCTCCCGCGTCAAAGGAGAGCTGGAATTGGAGGTCACGATCCGACGAGGCCGAAAGGCCACCGCGATGCACGAGTGGGACAGCCTCTTAACCGATCAGCAAGTTACAGATCTGATCGCGTACATCCGAAGCGCCGTTCCGCATCTAGAGGTGAACCCCTAA
- the kdpF gene encoding K(+)-transporting ATPase subunit F, with protein sequence MNAMYVLGGILSIGLLVYLMIALLKAEWF encoded by the coding sequence ATGAATGCGATGTACGTGCTCGGCGGCATTCTGTCGATAGGTCTGTTGGTCTATCTCATGATTGCGTTGCTGAAAGCGGAGTGGTTCTGA
- a CDS encoding outer membrane beta-barrel protein yields the protein MGIRKRFAGNVCVTVVLWGFSAIAWAEPAVGPDFQARESTEASTQGTINRPEDSRSNEERPWFVRRLLNAYIDEFNPPPSTGEPAPEPARRALPSPWDAPPFPMSEYQGVPVLGIPLSTKEYPLEKALKGGQFGNLLTDNRIRTYGWVNGSYNWSTNKNSNMPTSYWIVPNSIVLNQAVFRVEREVDTVQTDHVDFGFRATGLYGIDYRYMTAGGWFYNQYDKHNFRYGFDPTELYVDTYVPGVVQGLVLRVGRWVATPDIETQFAPDNYLGTHSILFTYDTYTQTGVMATVMLNQQWSVQGGVHSGTDMAPWYKGATPTGMAGVRWVALDNNDSVYLVLNSINNAKFRNFEVDGQPDGHTNFNYLVGTWQHRFTREIHTKLEGYYMWEVDAPVGGSPSIGPAQPFGGGGGRGPIIPGTSHAYGLVNYTLFGITQRDYITVRNEWWRDETGFRSGFAGNYSSNTLGWSHQFNDIVTIRPEIGYYRNWSGPAFDLGKERDMLMAGADMTLRF from the coding sequence ATGGGCATCAGGAAACGATTTGCCGGAAATGTGTGTGTCACGGTTGTGCTGTGGGGTTTTTCCGCCATCGCTTGGGCGGAGCCGGCGGTCGGCCCAGACTTCCAGGCGCGCGAGTCCACAGAAGCCAGCACTCAGGGCACAATCAATCGGCCGGAGGATAGCCGATCAAACGAGGAACGCCCATGGTTTGTCAGAAGACTGCTGAATGCATATATCGATGAATTCAATCCGCCTCCTTCGACAGGCGAACCAGCACCCGAACCGGCCAGGCGAGCCTTGCCTTCCCCTTGGGATGCGCCGCCCTTTCCGATGTCCGAATATCAAGGAGTGCCCGTACTAGGGATTCCTTTGAGTACGAAAGAGTATCCGTTGGAGAAGGCGCTCAAAGGCGGGCAGTTCGGGAATTTGCTGACGGACAACCGCATCAGGACCTACGGATGGGTCAACGGTTCCTATAACTGGAGCACGAATAAGAATTCGAACATGCCGACGTCCTATTGGATTGTTCCGAACTCCATTGTCCTGAACCAGGCCGTCTTCCGAGTGGAGCGGGAAGTCGACACGGTGCAGACCGATCATGTCGACTTTGGATTTCGTGCCACAGGCCTGTACGGAATTGATTATAGATATATGACGGCAGGAGGGTGGTTTTACAACCAATACGACAAACACAATTTTCGCTATGGGTTCGATCCCACCGAACTCTACGTGGATACCTATGTTCCGGGTGTAGTCCAGGGGTTGGTGCTGCGCGTTGGCCGTTGGGTCGCGACACCCGACATCGAAACGCAGTTCGCGCCGGACAATTACTTGGGGACACACTCGATTTTGTTCACGTATGACACATACACGCAGACCGGCGTCATGGCGACTGTAATGCTGAACCAGCAATGGTCCGTTCAGGGCGGCGTCCATTCCGGCACCGACATGGCGCCCTGGTACAAAGGCGCGACACCGACGGGCATGGCGGGTGTCCGGTGGGTGGCCCTAGACAACAACGATTCGGTCTATCTCGTGTTGAATTCGATCAACAATGCCAAGTTCCGGAATTTTGAAGTGGACGGTCAGCCCGATGGTCATACGAATTTTAATTACCTCGTCGGGACATGGCAGCACCGGTTCACGCGAGAGATCCATACCAAGCTGGAAGGCTATTACATGTGGGAGGTGGATGCGCCGGTAGGTGGCTCGCCGAGCATCGGACCGGCCCAACCGTTCGGCGGCGGCGGGGGCCGAGGACCCATCATTCCCGGAACATCCCATGCGTATGGCCTCGTCAATTACACGCTGTTTGGCATCACTCAGCGGGATTACATTACTGTCCGGAACGAATGGTGGCGGGACGAAACCGGATTTCGTTCAGGCTTCGCCGGTAACTATTCCAGCAATACGCTAGGGTGGAGCCACCAGTTCAACGACATAGTGACGATCCGGCCAGAGATCGGCTATTACCGGAATTGGTCAGGTCCGGCTTTCGATCTGGGAAAAGAAAGGGACATGCTTATGGCCGGTGCCGACATGACGTTGCGGTTCTAA
- a CDS encoding YnfA family protein, with protein sequence MLAIYHSIALFFVAGLCEIGGGYLVWQWWRNGSPWLIGAIGAMILVLYGIVPTYQPAHFGRVYAAYGGWFVVLSIAWGWGIDAIRPDRYDFLGGGICLLGVAVIMYWPR encoded by the coding sequence ATGCTCGCGATCTATCATTCGATTGCACTGTTTTTTGTTGCAGGTCTCTGTGAAATCGGCGGCGGCTATCTCGTTTGGCAATGGTGGCGGAACGGGTCTCCATGGCTGATAGGCGCAATCGGAGCTATGATCCTGGTGTTATACGGTATTGTTCCGACTTATCAACCGGCTCACTTTGGTCGCGTGTACGCCGCATACGGGGGCTGGTTTGTCGTCCTGTCGATTGCGTGGGGGTGGGGTATTGATGCGATACGGCCTGACCGCTATGATTTTCTCGGCGGCGGTATTTGTCTGCTCGGGGTTGCTGTGATTATGTACTGGCCGCGCTAG
- the kdpA gene encoding potassium-transporting ATPase subunit KdpA: protein MSMNGFFQTGFYFVVLLALVKPLGWYMARVYEGQPCRLDRVLGFVERGIYRLCGVQRTDEMDWRSYGLVMLLFNAAGLLVLYGLQRVQGWLPLNTQGLGGVGSDLAFNTAVSFATNTNWQAYGGETTLSYLTQMLGLTVQNFVSAATGMAVLVALIRGLARRSAQTIGNFWVDLTRSTIYILLPLSLVLAVALVSQGVVQTFGAYQSAAMTQPVSYDKPVTDANGQPVLDDQGKAKTESATSTEQILAVGPAASQIAIKQLGTNGGGFFNVNSAHPFENATPFSNFLEVLAIVLIPAALCYTFGVMVGDTRQGWAILAAMTILLLCFVPIGLWAEQSGNPLLTGVGANQQVGAGQTGGNMEGKELRFGIVHSVLWSAVTTAASNGSVNSMHDSYTPLGGLVPLFLMQFGEVVFGGVGSGLYGMIVFAIIAVFIAGLMVGRTPEYLGKKIEPYEMKMASLLILIMPIVVLSFTALAVSIEAGRSSILNPGPHGFSEVLYAYTSQGNNNGSAFAGLNVNTPFYNLTGGVAMLMSRFWLAIPTLALAGSLARKKVVPAGPGTLATHNPLFVALLIGVVIMVGALTFLPALALGPIIEHLLM, encoded by the coding sequence ATGTCCATGAACGGCTTCTTCCAGACCGGGTTCTATTTTGTGGTCTTGCTGGCGCTGGTCAAGCCGCTCGGCTGGTACATGGCCAGAGTCTATGAGGGGCAACCCTGTAGGCTGGATCGAGTGCTGGGTTTTGTCGAACGAGGTATCTATCGCTTGTGCGGCGTCCAACGCACGGATGAAATGGACTGGAGGAGCTATGGGCTCGTTATGTTGTTGTTTAACGCAGCAGGTCTGTTGGTGCTCTATGGTCTGCAGCGCGTCCAAGGGTGGCTTCCGCTCAACACGCAGGGACTCGGCGGCGTCGGCTCCGACTTGGCCTTCAACACAGCCGTAAGTTTCGCGACCAACACCAACTGGCAGGCCTATGGTGGTGAGACGACGCTCAGCTATCTGACCCAGATGTTGGGACTCACGGTGCAGAACTTTGTCTCAGCTGCGACGGGAATGGCCGTCCTTGTAGCTTTGATCAGGGGCTTGGCACGACGAAGCGCGCAGACCATCGGAAACTTTTGGGTCGATCTCACCAGAAGCACGATATATATTTTATTGCCACTCTCGCTCGTGTTGGCGGTGGCCCTCGTGTCGCAGGGCGTGGTGCAGACATTCGGCGCGTATCAAAGCGCCGCTATGACACAACCCGTCAGTTACGATAAACCGGTCACGGACGCGAACGGGCAACCGGTTTTGGATGACCAGGGGAAAGCGAAGACGGAATCCGCAACGTCAACGGAGCAGATCCTTGCGGTCGGACCAGCCGCGTCGCAAATTGCAATCAAACAACTGGGGACCAACGGCGGCGGCTTCTTCAACGTGAACTCCGCCCATCCGTTCGAGAATGCGACGCCGTTCTCTAATTTTCTTGAGGTCTTGGCCATCGTCTTGATTCCCGCCGCCCTGTGCTACACCTTTGGCGTGATGGTCGGAGATACCCGCCAGGGCTGGGCTATTCTCGCCGCCATGACCATCCTCCTGCTCTGTTTCGTTCCAATCGGGCTCTGGGCTGAACAAAGCGGCAACCCGTTGCTGACCGGCGTCGGCGCAAATCAGCAGGTCGGAGCCGGTCAAACCGGTGGCAACATGGAAGGGAAAGAACTGCGTTTCGGCATTGTCCATTCGGTCTTGTGGTCCGCGGTTACGACTGCCGCGTCCAATGGGTCGGTGAACTCGATGCACGATTCCTATACCCCTCTGGGCGGACTTGTGCCGCTGTTCCTGATGCAGTTTGGCGAAGTTGTCTTTGGCGGAGTCGGCTCAGGGCTCTATGGCATGATCGTCTTTGCCATCATCGCCGTGTTTATTGCGGGACTGATGGTCGGGAGAACGCCCGAATATCTCGGAAAGAAAATCGAGCCCTACGAAATGAAGATGGCCTCGTTGCTCATCCTCATCATGCCCATCGTCGTTCTGAGCTTCACGGCTCTCGCGGTCAGCATCGAGGCAGGCAGGTCATCCATCTTGAATCCCGGTCCGCACGGGTTCAGCGAAGTTCTCTATGCCTATACCTCCCAAGGCAATAACAACGGGAGCGCATTCGCTGGGCTCAACGTCAATACTCCTTTCTATAACCTTACGGGAGGCGTTGCGATGTTGATGTCCCGGTTTTGGTTGGCTATTCCGACCCTGGCCCTGGCCGGGTCGCTGGCGCGCAAGAAGGTGGTGCCGGCTGGCCCCGGCACACTGGCGACTCACAACCCGCTGTTTGTCGCGCTCTTGATCGGTGTGGTCATTATGGTCGGTGCCCTCACATTTCTGCCGGCTCTGGCCCTCGGGCCAATCATCGAGCACTTGCTGATGTGA
- the kdpC gene encoding potassium-transporting ATPase subunit KdpC: protein MKDQIRPALTLLLILTVLTGLVYPLAVTGMAQLFFPDHANGSLIVQNGKVIGSKLIGQYFDRPEYFWSRPSATSPFPYNAAASGGSNLGPTNPALIEAVKVRVAALRAADPGNELPIPVDLITASGSGLDPHISPAAALYQLKRVARARGLNDDSVLRLVAQHTEGRQFGLLGERRVNVLQLNLALDALKP, encoded by the coding sequence ATGAAAGACCAGATAAGACCCGCGCTGACGCTGCTCCTGATCCTGACCGTTCTTACGGGATTGGTCTATCCGCTAGCAGTCACCGGGATGGCGCAATTGTTCTTTCCCGACCATGCGAACGGAAGCTTGATCGTTCAGAATGGCAAAGTGATCGGGTCGAAATTGATCGGACAGTATTTTGATAGGCCGGAATATTTTTGGAGCCGTCCATCTGCGACCTCGCCGTTTCCTTATAACGCCGCCGCGTCGGGCGGATCGAATCTCGGACCTACGAACCCGGCACTCATCGAGGCAGTGAAAGTGCGGGTGGCTGCCTTACGAGCCGCGGATCCGGGCAACGAGTTGCCCATCCCAGTTGACTTGATCACGGCCTCCGGAAGCGGACTCGATCCCCACATCAGCCCGGCTGCTGCCCTGTATCAACTGAAGCGGGTCGCCCGCGCTCGAGGCCTGAATGATGATAGCGTGCTGAGGCTGGTTGCTCAGCACACGGAAGGGCGCCAGTTCGGATTACTGGGAGAGCGACGCGTCAACGTCCTGCAGCTGAATCTCGCGCTCGACGCCTTGAAGCCATGA
- a CDS encoding outer membrane beta-barrel protein → MKRTRALISVYLACWECLWQLVMIVALVLPAVAEEATPPVSQPPELSTGLSLPSWLNSSWRYGAYLDLSYPVDFNFPENHSWRSKVTTQNMNELTPNMVLGYVRKDVNESSRWGLELAVQGGNDPNGQVPNDVPGRDRPLASADTLKHFSRANVSYLAPVGSGVTLTAGIFNSFIGYESFYAKDNFNYTRTYLPDYSPYFMMGVSAQYYLSENVKHVLYVINGYSWLSRPNDAPSYGTQFSWTPNSQLTLTQNFYYGPDQSNTDLKYWRFFSDSIVQWKGDHLTLAMSYDVGTENAAEQSGSPRTFWTGGAIYSWWQITDRWGASIRPEFYWDRNGRMTGAEQFIKAITTTLEYKLPVASTIARLRLEYRYDDSTGPQGGFFKGGEVSPGVPGLVQAQHLLIAAILWTYDSP, encoded by the coding sequence GTGAAGAGAACGCGTGCGTTGATAAGCGTGTATCTGGCTTGCTGGGAGTGTCTGTGGCAGTTGGTGATGATAGTGGCTCTAGTTCTTCCTGCCGTCGCCGAGGAAGCAACCCCGCCCGTATCGCAGCCGCCAGAGCTCTCGACAGGGCTGAGCTTACCCTCCTGGCTCAATTCGTCATGGCGCTATGGTGCATATCTGGATCTGAGTTATCCCGTTGACTTCAATTTTCCGGAGAATCACAGCTGGCGCAGCAAGGTCACGACGCAGAACATGAATGAGCTGACGCCCAATATGGTGCTGGGTTACGTGCGGAAGGATGTGAATGAATCGTCGCGTTGGGGTCTGGAGCTTGCCGTTCAAGGCGGCAACGATCCGAACGGCCAAGTACCGAATGACGTTCCGGGTCGAGATCGTCCACTAGCCAGCGCAGACACGCTCAAGCACTTTTCCCGCGCCAACGTGTCTTACCTGGCTCCCGTCGGCAGCGGCGTAACGCTCACCGCCGGGATCTTTAATAGTTTTATCGGGTATGAGTCGTTCTACGCCAAGGATAACTTCAATTACACCCGAACGTATCTGCCGGATTACTCTCCATATTTCATGATGGGCGTCAGTGCGCAATATTATCTGAGTGAGAACGTCAAACATGTACTATACGTGATCAACGGGTACAGCTGGCTTTCGCGGCCCAATGACGCACCGAGCTATGGAACCCAATTCAGCTGGACGCCCAACTCACAACTCACGTTGACCCAAAACTTCTACTACGGTCCCGATCAAAGCAATACGGATCTGAAGTACTGGCGTTTCTTTTCCGACAGCATCGTCCAATGGAAGGGTGATCACCTCACTCTCGCGATGTCCTACGACGTCGGAACAGAAAATGCCGCGGAGCAATCCGGGTCCCCCAGAACCTTCTGGACGGGAGGAGCAATCTATTCGTGGTGGCAGATTACCGACCGCTGGGGGGCGTCTATTCGGCCTGAGTTTTATTGGGACCGTAACGGAAGAATGACTGGAGCGGAACAATTCATTAAGGCCATCACGACGACGCTCGAATACAAGTTGCCCGTTGCCTCCACCATCGCAAGACTGAGGCTGGAGTACCGATACGATGATTCGACCGGCCCGCAAGGCGGGTTTTTCAAAGGGGGGGAAGTCAGCCCCGGCGTGCCCGGCCTTGTGCAAGCTCAGCATTTGCTGATTGCTGCCATTCTGTGGACCTACGATTCCCCGTAG
- a CDS encoding CorA family divalent cation transporter has translation MSDPNAPHTDKIVRHFRQILLWPVQLMPIRDAAPIQKHWELLQTMERDNPWRALVDEFTGDPNQFQERHYSEFVTFLPYVQRFLYGEGKGSDVDVRQESCIRVFRRCDVAKVRVTFPGPRTVPVTFRVAHVDLYFFYDIDVAILVVEVYADDLPLPQAQNALFRLGRCYPTYWEPDGHGGHCPKFVEWLSSEDKVLAVSDYENQEKYLSFVCQYRSPSLASHWEFLLEPLVLHHSGKKGLIRYRQIEYHLMPVMAYLVIDDPGALTRAEFVRVGLASAPGAPDALPYSDRHLRDFEERYCYDRYWNGSGMDPPGTRFMCTGRVFTMVGDCGERVFVDRKTDLEQFRHEYFLLFLIPHFHKAALLMLANRLVEATNQLDVTQRDSVRQFRRVIRQTLGVFLRFTHRYWSHQVSDHGQVKELYRMISEHLGTDRLFAELRSEIEDMSQYLDSEALRRQGETMVRLSVVATIGLIGVATTGFWGMNLFVVTEEPPLTRFVYFLIILTLAIGLTFYTMWKSRRLSDFLETLADERQSSRAKLAALVNVWKTAGDLERQR, from the coding sequence ATGTCTGATCCGAACGCTCCTCATACCGATAAAATTGTTCGGCACTTCCGGCAGATCCTGCTCTGGCCCGTGCAGCTCATGCCCATCCGCGACGCCGCGCCGATCCAGAAACACTGGGAACTCCTGCAGACGATGGAGCGAGACAATCCCTGGCGGGCGTTGGTGGACGAGTTCACGGGTGACCCGAATCAATTCCAGGAGCGCCATTACAGCGAGTTCGTGACGTTTCTCCCCTACGTTCAGCGGTTCCTCTACGGAGAAGGGAAAGGGAGCGACGTGGACGTCCGTCAGGAATCCTGCATTCGCGTGTTTCGCCGTTGTGATGTCGCCAAGGTGCGGGTGACCTTCCCCGGCCCCCGCACTGTCCCCGTAACCTTTCGTGTGGCGCACGTCGATCTGTATTTTTTCTATGACATTGACGTGGCAATTCTCGTCGTGGAGGTCTATGCCGACGATCTGCCGTTGCCTCAGGCACAGAACGCGCTGTTCCGACTGGGCCGCTGTTATCCCACGTATTGGGAGCCGGACGGGCATGGCGGCCACTGTCCCAAGTTTGTGGAGTGGCTGTCTTCCGAGGACAAGGTGCTCGCGGTATCCGACTACGAGAACCAGGAGAAATATCTCTCCTTCGTCTGCCAGTATCGGTCGCCGAGTCTCGCCTCCCACTGGGAATTCTTGCTTGAACCGCTGGTGCTCCACCATTCTGGGAAGAAGGGCCTCATCCGGTACCGACAGATCGAATACCATCTGATGCCTGTGATGGCTTATCTGGTCATAGACGATCCGGGAGCGTTGACCCGCGCCGAATTCGTGCGGGTAGGGTTGGCCAGCGCGCCGGGTGCACCCGATGCCTTGCCCTATTCCGACCGCCATCTGCGCGACTTCGAAGAACGCTACTGTTACGACCGCTACTGGAACGGATCGGGAATGGATCCACCTGGGACGCGTTTCATGTGTACCGGGCGCGTATTCACGATGGTGGGGGATTGCGGCGAGCGTGTGTTCGTAGACCGCAAAACCGACCTCGAACAGTTTCGACACGAATACTTTCTGTTGTTCCTGATCCCGCACTTTCACAAGGCCGCCCTGCTGATGTTGGCGAACCGCCTGGTGGAAGCAACGAACCAACTGGATGTAACCCAGCGGGACTCCGTGCGGCAGTTCCGGCGCGTCATACGTCAGACGCTAGGGGTCTTTCTGCGCTTCACCCATCGCTATTGGTCCCATCAGGTCTCGGATCACGGGCAGGTGAAAGAGCTGTATCGAATGATCAGCGAGCATCTGGGCACGGATCGGCTCTTTGCCGAACTCAGGTCCGAGATCGAAGACATGAGTCAGTATCTCGACAGCGAGGCGCTGCGGCGCCAGGGCGAGACCATGGTGCGCCTGAGCGTCGTGGCCACGATCGGCTTGATCGGTGTCGCGACGACCGGTTTTTGGGGCATGAACTTGTTTGTGGTGACTGAGGAGCCGCCTCTGACACGGTTCGTCTATTTTTTGATCATCCTGACTCTGGCCATCGGCTTGACCTTCTACACGATGTGGAAATCCAGGCGACTATCCGACTTCCTGGAAACGCTCGCTGACGAGCGCCAATCATCGCGAGCAAAGCTTGCAGCATTAGTGAACGTCTGGAAAACAGCCGGGGATCTGGAGCGACAGCGTTAG
- a CDS encoding DUF1566 domain-containing protein: MKSLSRALGLTAGIVCVAWYGGVAGADAPERFTVVLDGAGVKDNQTGLIWEQEPDRIHDVWNASVARCGTETVGGKTGWRAPSVDELKTLIDSSQHDPALPTGHPFSNIKSEIYWTATPHPTDDIVAWQVSFFSGEPVTDQKSGTRRMWCVLGQPAK; encoded by the coding sequence ATGAAAAGTTTATCGCGAGCCCTTGGGCTCACTGCAGGGATCGTATGTGTTGCGTGGTACGGGGGCGTGGCAGGCGCAGACGCTCCAGAACGATTTACGGTCGTTCTGGACGGGGCTGGCGTAAAGGACAACCAGACTGGTCTCATCTGGGAACAAGAGCCGGATCGCATCCATGATGTGTGGAATGCCTCCGTGGCCCGCTGCGGGACGGAAACGGTTGGGGGGAAAACCGGCTGGCGTGCTCCGTCGGTCGACGAACTCAAGACCTTGATCGATTCATCTCAGCATGACCCTGCCTTACCAACGGGTCATCCCTTCTCCAACATCAAGTCCGAAATCTATTGGACTGCCACGCCGCATCCGACAGACGACATTGTCGCCTGGCAGGTCAGCTTCTTCAGCGGTGAGCCGGTCACAGACCAAAAATCCGGCACCCGTCGCATGTGGTGTGTGCTCGGACAACCTGCAAAGTAG